One stretch of Nitrospirota bacterium DNA includes these proteins:
- the miaB gene encoding tRNA (N6-isopentenyl adenosine(37)-C2)-methylthiotransferase MiaB, which translates to MKRVYIRTFGCQMNVHDSERMLGVLRQEGYVPVDDPLEADLIVFNTCSIREKAEQKFYSLLGRTKTMKRDNPGLKVAVAGCIAQQQGAGVKARAPYVDYVIGPQNIDRVGDALLGRKGIFTGDNPELAQKDLPVERDGYVKAWINIMYGCNNFCSYCVVPYTRGRERSRPADNIMSEINGLAAEGFKEITLLGQNVNSYRGEVSFPELLRFINDIEGIERIRFVTSHPKDLEEGLIMAMRDLKKVCEHIHLPLQSGSDRILKHMNRKYTFDEYLRKTEGLRKAIPDIAITTDIIAGFPGETEDDHKATVSALKEIGFDGIYAFKYSSRPMTSAAEMDGHLPDEVKSERLSEILSLQDRITGERNRALQNTIQEVLVEGPSESNPEKMTGRTRTNKIVNILPAHHAIPGMLLKVRILKGQRHSLEGVAIDGL; encoded by the coding sequence ATGAAGAGAGTATATATACGAACTTTTGGTTGTCAGATGAATGTGCACGACTCTGAGAGGATGCTCGGGGTGCTCAGGCAGGAAGGTTATGTGCCTGTTGATGACCCTCTGGAGGCAGACCTTATAGTATTTAACACCTGCAGCATAAGAGAGAAGGCTGAACAGAAGTTTTACAGCCTGCTCGGAAGAACCAAAACCATGAAGAGGGACAACCCGGGGTTAAAGGTGGCTGTGGCTGGTTGTATAGCACAGCAGCAGGGTGCGGGGGTTAAAGCAAGAGCCCCTTATGTGGATTACGTCATTGGCCCACAGAACATAGACAGGGTAGGGGATGCCCTTCTTGGCAGAAAGGGCATATTTACAGGGGACAATCCCGAACTTGCCCAAAAAGATCTCCCGGTTGAACGTGATGGCTATGTCAAGGCATGGATTAATATAATGTACGGGTGCAATAATTTCTGTTCATACTGTGTTGTCCCCTATACACGCGGCAGGGAGAGGTCCAGGCCGGCAGATAACATCATGAGTGAAATCAATGGGCTTGCAGCAGAGGGTTTTAAGGAGATAACCCTTCTTGGACAGAATGTCAACTCCTACAGGGGGGAGGTGTCATTTCCTGAATTACTGCGATTCATCAACGACATAGAGGGTATAGAAAGGATACGGTTCGTTACTTCCCACCCAAAAGACCTTGAAGAGGGGCTCATCATGGCAATGAGAGACCTTAAAAAAGTATGCGAACATATACACCTGCCACTTCAGTCAGGGTCTGACAGGATATTGAAACATATGAACAGGAAATACACCTTTGACGAGTACCTCAGAAAGACAGAGGGGCTCCGTAAGGCCATTCCGGACATAGCAATAACTACAGACATCATTGCGGGTTTTCCCGGTGAGACAGAGGATGACCATAAAGCCACTGTATCAGCCCTGAAGGAGATAGGGTTTGACGGCATATATGCCTTCAAATATTCGTCCAGGCCAATGACAAGTGCGGCTGAGATGGACGGACATCTGCCGGATGAGGTCAAGTCTGAAAGACTTTCAGAGATACTCAGCCTTCAGGATCGGATTACAGGGGAAAGGAACAGGGCCCTCCAAAACACCATACAGGAAGTTCTTGTTGAAGGTCCGAGTGAATCCAACCCTGAAAAAATGACCGGCAGGACAAGGACCAACAAGATTGTCAATATCCTGCCCGCACACCATGCTATTCCCGGTATGCTCTTGAAGGTAAGGATATTAAAAGGGCAAAGACATTCCCTTGAGGGAGTGGCGATTGACGGTTTATGA
- the mtaB gene encoding tRNA (N(6)-L-threonylcarbamoyladenosine(37)-C(2))-methylthiotransferase MtaB: MRIAVLTLGCKTNQAESNYIKNAAVGSGHSIVTLRDSPDICIINTCTVTAKSDYQSRQIIRRALKTGARVIVTGCYSEISADEISAISPDLEVVSNQGKINVIKILGLDAETISLSYFPDRSRPFVKIQDGCNYACSYCTIPKARGRSRSRPVEEITEEISMLESNGFAEVVLTGIHIGHYGYDLEPKVSLSHLLDNILTYTDKTRIRLSSIEANEIDDHLLELLSDKRVCPHLHIPLQSGDDLILKQMKRPYSRQYYIDKVQEVLKRFPGIAIGTDIIVGFPGEGEAEFLNTNSLVKELPFSYLHIFPYSDRPGTLSAGMSAQVSPETRKARAQVLKTIDIDKRKAYRHAQIGRSLNVICEKRLRNGLYTGKSENYLNVYFANTHCQHGRTVSIRVSEGFQDGLLGIPL; this comes from the coding sequence ATGAGAATCGCTGTACTGACCCTCGGCTGCAAAACAAATCAGGCTGAAAGCAACTATATAAAGAATGCTGCCGTAGGTTCCGGCCACTCGATTGTAACCCTCAGGGACTCACCTGATATATGTATCATAAATACCTGCACTGTAACTGCAAAGAGTGATTACCAATCGCGTCAGATAATCAGAAGGGCCCTGAAAACAGGGGCCAGGGTGATAGTAACTGGTTGTTATTCAGAGATAAGCGCTGATGAAATAAGTGCCATCTCTCCTGATTTAGAGGTTGTCAGCAACCAGGGGAAAATCAATGTTATCAAGATATTGGGTCTTGATGCTGAAACCATTTCTCTAAGTTACTTCCCGGATCGCTCCCGTCCCTTTGTGAAGATACAGGATGGCTGTAATTATGCATGTTCATACTGTACAATTCCGAAGGCAAGGGGCCGCTCCAGGAGCAGGCCTGTGGAGGAGATTACAGAAGAGATAAGCATGCTCGAAAGCAATGGGTTTGCCGAGGTAGTGCTTACAGGAATTCATATCGGTCATTACGGATATGACCTTGAACCTAAAGTATCACTTTCACATCTACTTGATAACATACTGACTTATACTGATAAGACGCGGATACGGCTAAGCTCTATAGAGGCTAACGAGATAGATGACCATCTATTGGAGCTCCTCTCGGATAAAAGGGTCTGTCCACACCTGCATATACCTTTACAGAGCGGTGATGATCTTATTCTGAAACAGATGAAAAGGCCTTACAGCAGGCAGTATTATATAGATAAAGTTCAAGAAGTACTTAAGAGATTTCCGGGGATTGCAATAGGAACGGATATTATTGTGGGTTTTCCCGGTGAAGGTGAAGCGGAGTTTCTGAATACAAACAGCCTGGTTAAAGAGCTCCCTTTTTCATATCTCCACATCTTTCCATATTCAGACAGGCCTGGAACGCTGTCAGCGGGTATGTCCGCCCAGGTAAGCCCGGAGACCAGAAAGGCACGGGCGCAGGTGCTTAAAACGATTGACATTGACAAGAGAAAGGCCTACAGGCATGCCCAGATAGGCAGATCCCTGAATGTGATCTGTGAGAAGAGGCTCCGGAACGGCTTGTATACGGGCAAATCAGAGAATTATCTCAATGTTTACTTTGCCAATACGCACTGTCAGCACGGAAGGACTGTAAGTATCCGGGTTTCTGAAGGCTTTCAGGACGGTCTCCTCGGAATTCCCTTATAA
- a CDS encoding DsrE family protein, protein MSKLRVIFHVNETLKWDVALANITNLLRDVGDSGAEVLVLSNGPSVEAYADGEKMKKIEELAGHGVKFLACRNSLKNLCASGTLCLNEENLPVFIGVVPAGVTELIRRQAEGFAYIKP, encoded by the coding sequence ATGAGTAAATTAAGAGTCATCTTTCATGTAAATGAGACTTTAAAATGGGATGTAGCACTTGCAAATATCACAAACCTGCTGAGGGATGTGGGCGACTCCGGCGCAGAGGTTCTTGTGCTTTCAAACGGCCCTTCTGTTGAGGCGTATGCAGACGGGGAGAAGATGAAGAAAATAGAAGAACTTGCCGGACACGGGGTAAAATTTCTTGCATGCCGGAATTCACTGAAAAACCTCTGTGCCTCCGGTACCCTGTGCCTGAACGAGGAGAATCTCCCTGTATTCATCGGTGTTGTGCCTGCAGGGGTAACTGAGTTGATCAGGAGGCAGGCGGAAGGTTTTGCCTACATAAAACCCTGA
- a CDS encoding UbiA-like polyprenyltransferase, whose protein sequence is MIKFSHSVFALPFAFTSALLAAGGIPSWNKIFWITVAMVGGRSAAMGLNRVIDRKVDALNPRTSRREIPAGTIKTAEAVVFILASVLIFLYAAYRLNPLCLKLSPVALAVFVLYPYTKRFTWLSHVVLGIAIAGAPVGAWIALRGTLDMQIIPLALSVVFWLAGFDVLYALQDVDFDKKSGLRSIPQRFGIKRALFLARTFHILTWMLLLVTAVIFDLGIVFHAGLILVGVLLVYEHRLVKEDDLSRLNMAFFNMNGYISLTILVFTFFDLII, encoded by the coding sequence ATGATAAAGTTCTCCCACTCTGTCTTTGCCCTGCCGTTTGCCTTTACTTCCGCACTGCTTGCCGCCGGGGGAATCCCGTCGTGGAACAAAATCTTCTGGATTACAGTGGCCATGGTTGGCGGCAGGTCTGCAGCAATGGGCCTCAACAGGGTTATTGACAGAAAGGTCGATGCCCTTAATCCAAGGACTTCCCGGCGTGAAATTCCGGCTGGCACAATAAAAACAGCTGAAGCCGTTGTCTTTATCCTTGCCTCTGTATTGATCTTCCTTTATGCTGCTTACAGGCTCAATCCCCTCTGCCTGAAACTATCCCCTGTGGCACTGGCCGTATTCGTCCTCTATCCCTACACAAAGAGATTTACATGGCTGAGTCATGTTGTGCTCGGTATAGCCATAGCAGGGGCACCTGTGGGTGCCTGGATTGCGTTAAGGGGAACATTGGATATGCAAATAATCCCCTTGGCGCTATCGGTTGTGTTCTGGCTTGCGGGGTTTGATGTGCTCTATGCCCTTCAGGATGTGGATTTTGACAAAAAATCCGGTCTGCGCTCAATCCCGCAGAGGTTTGGCATCAAAAGGGCATTATTTCTGGCCCGGACATTTCATATACTGACGTGGATGCTTTTGCTCGTTACAGCAGTAATATTTGACCTTGGTATTGTCTTCCATGCCGGTCTCATACTGGTTGGGGTGCTCCTTGTCTACGAGCACCGCCTTGTGAAAGAGGACGACTTGAGCAGGCTGAATATGGCCTTCTTCAATATGAACGGATACATAAGTCTTACAATCCTTGTCTTTACCTTCTTCGACCTTATTATCTGA
- the ilvN gene encoding acetolactate synthase small subunit, with product MRHTISVLVENKFGVLSRVSGLFSGRGYNIESLSVDETIDPQLSVMTIVTSGDDQIIEQITKQLNKLIDVIKVVDLTEVDHVEREMILVKITPKQQDKAEALRLVDIFRGRVVDSSPRTYTFEITGDEKKIAAFVELIKPFGIKEFVRTGKIAMAREGVKKA from the coding sequence ATGCGACATACAATAAGCGTACTTGTTGAAAATAAGTTTGGTGTGCTCTCCAGGGTTTCAGGACTCTTCAGCGGACGTGGTTACAATATTGAAAGTCTTTCCGTGGATGAGACCATTGACCCTCAGCTCTCGGTGATGACCATTGTAACATCAGGCGATGATCAGATAATCGAGCAGATTACAAAACAGCTCAATAAACTGATAGACGTAATAAAGGTTGTTGACCTCACTGAAGTAGACCACGTGGAGAGGGAGATGATATTGGTAAAGATTACTCCCAAACAGCAGGACAAGGCTGAGGCACTGAGGCTCGTTGATATATTCCGCGGACGCGTGGTTGACTCAAGTCCCAGGACATATACCTTTGAGATAACAGGAGACGAGAAGAAGATAGCAGCCTTTGTGGAGTTAATAAAGCCCTTTGGTATAAAGGAATTTGTAAGGACAGGCAAGATTGCAATGGCAAGGGAGGGTGTGAAAAAGGCCTGA
- a CDS encoding FAD-dependent oxidoreductase, translated as MPDTKKLYDVIVIGAGPAGIFAVLELLKDTPQTKILLIEKGRDIDRRKCPMMQGTSSCASCAICDLLSGWGGAGAFSDGKLSLSSEVGGHLVRYMDKETLEGLIKYVDDVYRQYGAPEKVFGESPEEIDSIKNLASKNDLLFVPTRIRHIGTERCKEVLERMRVYINEKIDVIFNRKVTRILTDGNKATGVKVITGEEYKGRFILSAPGREGSRWLEREAKRLKLTLLNNPVDVGVRVEVPASVMEPLTSVTYEPKLIYYSKAFDDRVRTFCVNPYGEVVKEYLKGIWTVNGHSYARHKTGNTNFALLVSTYFTEPFKEPISYGRYIARLANFLGQGVIVQRLGDLRRGRRSTPERISSGIVEPTLKDTTPGDLSFVLPYRYLTDILEMIEALDRIAPGVNSRHTLLYGVEVKFYSMQIKLTPEFESEIENLFAIGDGAGVSRGLIQASASGVMAARAVLKRM; from the coding sequence TTGCCTGATACCAAAAAACTTTATGACGTTATAGTTATCGGGGCCGGACCTGCCGGTATCTTTGCAGTGCTTGAACTGCTGAAAGATACACCTCAAACAAAGATACTGCTGATAGAGAAGGGCAGGGACATAGACCGGAGAAAGTGTCCGATGATGCAGGGAACGAGTTCCTGTGCATCATGTGCCATATGCGACCTGCTGAGCGGATGGGGTGGGGCAGGGGCTTTCAGTGACGGCAAATTAAGCCTCTCCTCCGAGGTGGGTGGTCACCTTGTCAGGTATATGGATAAAGAGACCCTTGAGGGTCTTATCAAGTATGTGGACGATGTGTACAGGCAATACGGTGCTCCTGAAAAGGTATTCGGTGAGTCACCGGAGGAGATAGACAGTATAAAAAACCTTGCATCAAAAAACGACCTTCTCTTCGTTCCCACAAGGATAAGGCATATCGGTACCGAGCGGTGCAAGGAAGTTCTGGAACGGATGCGGGTATATATTAATGAAAAAATTGACGTGATATTCAACAGGAAAGTAACAAGGATTCTTACTGATGGTAATAAAGCCACAGGAGTAAAAGTAATTACCGGTGAAGAGTACAAAGGGCGGTTTATCCTGTCGGCGCCGGGCCGTGAGGGGTCAAGATGGCTTGAGAGGGAGGCCAAGAGACTGAAACTGACTCTTCTGAATAACCCCGTGGATGTGGGCGTACGGGTTGAGGTGCCTGCATCCGTCATGGAACCGCTCACCTCTGTCACCTATGAACCAAAGCTTATTTATTACTCAAAGGCATTTGATGACAGGGTCAGGACCTTTTGTGTCAATCCCTATGGAGAGGTTGTCAAGGAATACCTCAAAGGCATCTGGACGGTAAACGGCCACAGCTATGCACGCCACAAGACAGGCAACACGAACTTTGCCCTGCTTGTAAGTACCTATTTCACAGAGCCTTTTAAAGAGCCCATATCCTATGGCCGATACATTGCGCGCCTTGCCAATTTTCTGGGACAGGGGGTTATTGTACAGAGGCTCGGTGATCTCAGACGGGGCAGGCGTTCAACTCCTGAGCGGATATCCTCAGGCATTGTGGAGCCCACGCTTAAGGATACCACTCCCGGAGATCTCAGTTTTGTTCTCCCCTACAGGTACCTTACCGATATACTTGAGATGATAGAGGCCCTTGACCGTATAGCCCCGGGTGTTAACTCAAGACATACCCTGCTCTATGGGGTGGAGGTCAAGTTCTATTCAATGCAGATAAAGCTTACTCCGGAGTTTGAATCGGAGATAGAAAATCTCTTTGCCATAGGTGATGGTGCAGGGGTGAGCCGGGGCCTTATCCAGGCCTCTGCATCAGGCGTGATGGCAGCAAGGGCAGTTCTTAAGAGGATGTAA
- the ilvB gene encoding biosynthetic-type acetolactate synthase large subunit, with protein sequence MRMSGAEILIESLKREGVKHIFGYPGGVVLNIFDLLYENEDFQVILTRHEQGAVHAADGYARSTGKPGVALVTSGPGATNTVTGIATAYMDSVPLVVLTGQVSTDLIGNDAFQEADIVGITRPCTKHNYLVKDVKDLARTIREAFYIATTGRPGPVLIDIPKDVTVDKATFKWPEQVSLRSYNPTYEGNKWMIKQAARTIQKAKKAVIIAGGGVILSNAARELKELAEFTQVPVTMTLMGLGDFPGAHDLSLGMPGMHGTYYANKAIQESDLIVAVGIRFDDRVTGRVKDFAPHAKIIHIDIDPTSIRKNVRVDIPIVGDAKRILKVLLNILKEEGKTQWEPVRKSWLKQIDLWKKEHPLSYVYSDTVIKPQYVVEQLYELTKGNAIISTEVGQNQMWAAQFYKYDKPRTLLTSGGLGTMGYGFPAAMGAQVAHPGKTIIDIAGDGSIQMNIQELATCVLYKLPVKVAILNNQYLGMVRQWQELFYGERYSCSHLDTVPDFVKVAEGYGAVGLRAVKPSEVVPVIKAALKVKDKPVFMDFVVDWKEKVFPMVPAGAAIDEMMFGEEAEEKKTKKLRAVK encoded by the coding sequence ATGAGGATGTCAGGTGCAGAAATATTAATAGAATCTCTGAAGAGGGAAGGTGTTAAACACATCTTTGGATATCCTGGCGGAGTTGTCCTGAACATATTCGACCTGCTCTATGAGAACGAGGATTTTCAGGTAATCCTGACACGCCATGAGCAGGGGGCAGTACATGCTGCTGACGGATATGCACGCTCAACAGGAAAACCCGGCGTTGCCCTTGTTACCTCAGGGCCCGGTGCAACCAATACCGTGACGGGTATAGCCACGGCATATATGGACTCAGTCCCCCTTGTTGTCCTGACAGGACAGGTTTCAACTGATTTGATTGGAAACGATGCCTTTCAGGAGGCAGATATTGTCGGAATAACAAGGCCATGCACCAAACATAACTACCTTGTAAAGGATGTTAAAGACCTTGCCAGGACCATTAGAGAGGCTTTTTATATTGCCACCACAGGCCGTCCCGGTCCTGTACTGATAGACATTCCAAAGGATGTCACAGTAGACAAGGCCACATTTAAATGGCCTGAACAGGTAAGCCTTCGCAGCTACAACCCTACATATGAAGGCAACAAATGGATGATAAAACAGGCAGCACGTACCATACAGAAGGCCAAAAAGGCCGTGATTATTGCCGGAGGAGGAGTAATCCTCTCCAATGCAGCCAGGGAACTGAAAGAGCTTGCCGAGTTTACACAGGTGCCGGTTACCATGACCCTTATGGGGCTTGGCGACTTCCCGGGTGCACACGATCTCTCTCTTGGTATGCCCGGTATGCACGGTACCTACTATGCCAACAAGGCCATTCAGGAATCAGACCTGATAGTAGCAGTGGGTATCAGATTTGACGATAGAGTAACCGGAAGGGTAAAGGATTTTGCCCCTCATGCAAAAATTATTCATATAGATATCGACCCTACATCCATAAGGAAGAATGTCCGGGTTGATATACCGATTGTCGGTGATGCAAAGAGGATACTGAAGGTTCTCCTCAATATATTAAAGGAAGAGGGCAAGACCCAATGGGAACCGGTCCGCAAGTCCTGGCTCAAACAGATAGACCTGTGGAAAAAAGAACATCCCCTCAGTTATGTGTATAGTGATACTGTCATAAAACCCCAGTATGTTGTTGAACAGTTATATGAACTGACAAAGGGCAATGCCATCATATCCACAGAGGTTGGTCAGAATCAGATGTGGGCAGCACAGTTTTATAAATACGACAAGCCCCGCACCTTATTAACCTCAGGTGGACTTGGGACAATGGGTTACGGATTCCCGGCAGCAATGGGTGCACAGGTAGCACATCCCGGCAAGACCATAATAGATATTGCCGGAGACGGAAGCATACAGATGAATATCCAGGAACTTGCAACCTGTGTGCTTTACAAGCTGCCTGTAAAGGTGGCGATCCTGAATAACCAGTATCTCGGGATGGTGAGGCAGTGGCAGGAGCTCTTTTATGGGGAACGTTACTCCTGCAGCCATCTCGATACAGTACCGGACTTTGTCAAGGTTGCAGAAGGGTACGGAGCCGTGGGGCTGAGGGCTGTAAAGCCATCAGAGGTGGTACCTGTCATAAAGGCAGCCCTTAAGGTAAAAGACAAGCCTGTTTTTATGGACTTTGTTGTTGACTGGAAGGAAAAGGTATTCCCGATGGTGCCTGCCGGAGCTGCTATTGATGAGATGATGTTTGGTGAAGAAGCTGAAGAAAAGAAGACAAAGAAGCTCCGTGCCGTTAAATAG
- a CDS encoding protein-L-isoaspartate(D-aspartate) O-methyltransferase: MTDYEELRRLMVDTQLIPRGIKDQRVLKAMLKVPRHLFVDEPVQYKAYDDMALPIGDGQTISQPYMVALMTELLELKGNERVLEVGTGSGYQAAILAELAAEVYSIERMERLALRARERLRNLGYDNVHIITGDGTAGLPEKAPFDRIIITAGTPQLPEPLKEQLADNGILVAPVGARFSQQLIRLRKEKGKITEEYHTPCVFVPLVGEYGWKE, from the coding sequence ATGACGGATTATGAAGAGCTGAGAAGACTGATGGTTGATACCCAGCTTATCCCCAGGGGGATCAAGGACCAGCGTGTACTGAAGGCAATGCTGAAGGTCCCGCGTCACCTCTTTGTGGATGAGCCCGTCCAGTACAAGGCATACGATGACATGGCACTTCCGATCGGGGATGGTCAGACCATATCCCAGCCCTACATGGTTGCCCTAATGACCGAGCTTCTTGAATTAAAGGGCAATGAGCGGGTGCTTGAGGTCGGGACAGGTTCAGGATATCAGGCAGCCATACTTGCCGAGCTTGCCGCAGAGGTCTACTCCATTGAACGAATGGAGCGCCTGGCACTCAGGGCCCGGGAGCGTCTCAGAAATTTAGGCTATGACAATGTACACATAATAACAGGTGACGGGACTGCGGGATTGCCTGAAAAGGCCCCTTTTGACAGGATTATCATAACTGCCGGCACTCCACAGTTACCCGAGCCCCTCAAGGAACAGCTTGCCGACAATGGCATCCTTGTAGCCCCTGTTGGTGCAAGATTCAGTCAGCAACTGATCAGACTCAGGAAAGAAAAAGGCAAAATAACAGAGGAATATCACACTCCGTGTGTATTTGTACCCCTGGTGGGTGAATATGGCTGGAAAGAATAA